Proteins from a genomic interval of Medicago truncatula cultivar Jemalong A17 chromosome 3, MtrunA17r5.0-ANR, whole genome shotgun sequence:
- the LOC25489717 gene encoding stilbene synthase 4, which produces MAYLEGIRESQRARGPATILAIGTATPVNCIYQSDFTDYYFRVTKSEHMTQLKAKLKRICEKSMIKKRYIHLTEEILKEHPNISTYEEPSLNVRQDILVEEVPKLGEKAALKAIKEWGRPKSEITHLIFCSTSGVDMPGADYQLIKLLNLNPSTKRFMLYHQGCYAGGTVLRLAKDLAENNIGARVLVVCSEITVVTFRGPNETHLDSLVGQALFGDGASSVIVGSNPNTTLERPLFHLVSASETILPNSEGAIEGHLREVGLTFHLKDNVPSLIGENIEKSLEETFHPLGITDWNSLFWVTHPGGPAIIKRIEETVGLNSDKLNATKHVLSEYGNMSSACVIFILDEMRRRSMEEGKTTTGEGLKWGVLFGFGPGLTMETIALHSANIDHGY; this is translated from the exons ATGGCATACTTAGAGGGAATAAGAGAGTCACAAAGAGCTCGTGGTCCAGCCACAATACTAGCCATTGGTACTGCAACTCCAGTCAATTGCATTTACCAATCTGATTTTACTGATTATTACTTTCGAGTTACCAAAAGCGAACACATGACTCAACTCAAGGCCAAATTGAAGCGTATAT GTGAGAAGTCAATGATAAAGAAACGTTACATACACCTAACTGAAGAAATTCTAAAAGAACACCCCAACATATCCACTTACGAAGAACCATCCCTCAACGTACGCCAAGACATATTAGTTGAAGAAGTACCAAAGCTAGGCGAAAAAGCAGCATTAAAAGCCATAAAAGAATGGGGAAGACCAAAATCAGAGATAACCCATCTCATATTTTGTTCAACTTCTGGTGTTGACATGCCTGGTGCTGATTATCAACTCATCAAACTCTTGAATCTAAATCCATCCACTAAAAGGTTCATGTTATACCACCAAGGTTGTTATGCTGGTGGAACCGTTCTTCGTCTTGCCAAAGATCTAGCTGAGAATAACATTGGTGCACGTGTCCTCGTTGTGTGTTCTGAAATAACTGTTGTTACTTTTCGTGGGCCCAATGAAACACACTTGGATTCTTTAGTTGGACAAGCACTTTTTGGTGATGGTGCTTCGTCTGTGATCGTTGGATCAaatcccaacacaacacttgaACGTCCATTATTTCATCTTGTTTCTGCTTCTGAAACGATTCTACCAAACTCTGAAg gtGCTATTGAAGGACACTTGCGTGAAGTGGGACTCACTTTTCATTTGAAAGATAATGTTCCAAGTTTGATTGGTGAGAATATTGAGAAGAGTCTAGAAGAAACTTTTCATCCATTGGGAATTACTGATTGGAATTCTTTGTTTTGGGTAACACACCCCGGCGGTCCTGCAATAATCAAGAGGATTGAAGAAACGGTTGGGTTGAATTCAGATAAACTAAATGCAACTAAACATGTTTTGAGTGAGTATGGAAACATGTCAAGTGCTTGTGTgatatttatattggatgagATGAGAAGAAGGTCTATGGAAGAGGGGAAAACAACAACTGGTGAAGGACTTAAATGGGGTGTTTTGTTTGGATTTGGTCCTGGCTTGACCATGGAAACCATTGCTTTGCATAGCGCCAACATAGACCATGGTTACTAA